The nucleotide sequence GCCCAGCTCTTCGGCAGCATTCGCGGAGGCTCGGCGCTCAAGTTTGGCATCTACCAGCGCGCCGAGGACGGAGGCTGGTACCAGCACGGCGGCGAGGCCGCGACGCAGCGCAAGCTGTCCCTCGACGAGGCCATCTCCATCGCCGAGCAGCAGCGCGATCAGTTCCTGGCCGCTCGCGAGGTCATCGCAGCCCTCCCCACGAATCCTGACTCGGAGGCCTATCGCAGGCTACAGGAGCGCATCCAGAAGGCCGCGCCCGACCTGTTCCACCTGGCGTTCCTCCACAAGTACCTGTTCCTGCAGTTCCCTGATCGGATCGACGACTACCACTCGGTCGATCATCAGGTTCATCATCTGCTCCAGATGGGGAGCCGCCCACCGGAGGAGGGGCTCTATTCCGCGGCAGGCTTGTTCGTCTCGGCCTGGCAGCAGCTCCGCGAGCGTCGGCCGCTCGGGATGCCGCTCTTCACCCACTTGCTGAACACCGTGAACGGAACCCCCTTCCACACCTGGCGGATTGGTACGCGGGAGGGCAACACCGGCGAGAGCCAGTGGGCCAAGATGATTCGAGGCTCCTACGTCTCGGTCGGTTGGCCGGCCCTGGGGGATCTGCACCAGGTCGTCGCGGGGCGCACGGGCTCGGATGCCAAGGAAGCCATCCGCGAGGCGCTGGCCAGACACTATCCCACCACCATTCCGCAGCAGCGTGGGAAGGAGACCAACCAGCTCTGGAGTTTCTTCCAGCGCATCCAGGAAGGGGACCAGATCTTCGCGGCCGATGGACAGACCATCCTGGCCATCGGCCGTGTGAAGGGGCCCTACTACCATGTTCCGGGCGAGGTGTTTCCCCACCAGCGGAGCGTGGAATGGCTCTCTCAAGAGTCTTTTGCCTCTCCGGATCGGAGCGGCCTGCAGACCACGGTCTATCGGCTCGACAATGCGTATGACGTGCTCCTTGCTGGTGTTCGCCACCTCCGGAGGGTGAAGCCGCCGGCTCCTCCTCCCAAGCCTCCTCCTCCGCTCGAGAAGATCCTGGGACGCATCGATGAGGAGCTGCGGCGAAAGGGCCAGGTAGTGCTGTACGGGCCGCCGGGAACAGGCAAGACATGGCACGCGCTGCGCGCCGCCGAAGAGCTGGCCGCGCGGGGGACGTTCGGCAGGAGCAAGGATGAGCTCTCGGAGGCGCAGCGCTCGGGCCTGCGAGGGATGGGGGAGAAGGATGCGCAGCGAATCTGGATGTGCACCTTCCATCCCGCCTATGGCTATGAGGAGTTCGTTGAGGGGCTGCGACCCCAGACGGTCTCAGGCACTCTCGGCTTCGAGCCGCGTCCAGGACTGTTCCGCCGGGTCTGCGCGTCCGCGAGGAAGAACCCCCAGCAGCCACACTTCCTGCTCATCGACGAGTTCAACCGCGGCGATGTCGCCCGGATCTTCGGAGAGCTGTTGACACTGCTGGAGCTGGACAAGCGCGGAAAGGTCTCCATCGAGCTGCCGTTCTCGGGAGAGCGCTTCACCGTGCCTCCCAACGTCCTGCTCATCGCCACGATGAACACGGCCGACCGCTCGATCGCGCTCCTCGACAGTGCCTTGCGTCGCCGCTTCGGCTTCATCGAGCTGCTGCCCGACCCGGAGGTGTTGGCGACGGCCCAGGCTGGAAGAGTGATGCTCA is from Hyalangium gracile and encodes:
- a CDS encoding AAA family ATPase gives rise to the protein MALLESDYLDQLEQAATRIPDAAEYARAEAMIQSFQKRFPPDRLRRLEGMELLEELHGREGRDCLAYWLEFRDDEQFRAQLFGSIRGGSALKFGIYQRAEDGGWYQHGGEAATQRKLSLDEAISIAEQQRDQFLAAREVIAALPTNPDSEAYRRLQERIQKAAPDLFHLAFLHKYLFLQFPDRIDDYHSVDHQVHHLLQMGSRPPEEGLYSAAGLFVSAWQQLRERRPLGMPLFTHLLNTVNGTPFHTWRIGTREGNTGESQWAKMIRGSYVSVGWPALGDLHQVVAGRTGSDAKEAIREALARHYPTTIPQQRGKETNQLWSFFQRIQEGDQIFAADGQTILAIGRVKGPYYHVPGEVFPHQRSVEWLSQESFASPDRSGLQTTVYRLDNAYDVLLAGVRHLRRVKPPAPPPKPPPPLEKILGRIDEELRRKGQVVLYGPPGTGKTWHALRAAEELAARGTFGRSKDELSEAQRSGLRGMGEKDAQRIWMCTFHPAYGYEEFVEGLRPQTVSGTLGFEPRPGLFRRVCASARKNPQQPHFLLIDEFNRGDVARIFGELLTLLELDKRGKVSIELPFSGERFTVPPNVLLIATMNTADRSIALLDSALRRRFGFIELLPDPEVLATAQAGRVMLRPLLKKLNERLVQHLRHDARNLQVGHSFFQRDGSPLSDFADLRRVLRHEIVPLLQEYCYDQPELLRQILGEKFLASSSREIWDELFTGTHDDALLTALESWDPSIIVSEARDADDASGEGEDAAEPS